The genome window GCAGTGGCGCGCCCGGCAGCAgcatgcagctctgcagagggaaaacGGGCAGGCCTGAGCGCGGGGGACTCACCGCTTGAAGCAGCAGGGCTAAGGGTGTTGTGCTGCCAATGCGGCCCGGCCTCCTCCCGCCCCGGCACCGCCAGGAGCGCTGGCGGCGCCGCCCAGGCCGCGGGTTAGACCTGGCCACGAGGTAGACCTGACCCCCGCCCGGACCGCGGGGTATGCCTGACCCCCATGCACAGACCGTGGGGTAGACCTCACCGCCACCCTGAAGGCGGGATAGACCTGAGcccccctgcccaggctgcGGGGTAGACCTGGCCACAGGGTAGACCTCACCCCCTCCCGGACTGCGAGGTTGACCTGACCCCCCGCCCGGACCGTGAGGTAGACCTCACCGCCGCCGGAACGCGGGATAGACCTGAGCCCCCCTGCCGAGGCTGCGGGGTAAAGCTGGCCACAGGGTAGACCTCACCCCCTCCCGGAATGCAAGGTAGACCTGACCCCCCGCCCGGACCGTGAGGTGGATCTCACCGCCGCCCGGAACGTGGGATAGACCTGAGcccccctgcccaggctgcGGGGTAGACCTGGCCACAGGGTAGACCTCAGCCCCTCCCGGACCGCGAGGTAGACCGGAGCCTCCGCCCGGACCGCCGGGTATGCCTGGCCCCCATGCACAGACCGTGGGGTAGACCTCACCGCCACCCTGAACGCGGGATAGACCTGAGcccccctgcccaggctgcGGATTAGACCTGGCCACAGGGTAGACCTCACCCCCTTCCGGACTGCGAGGTAGACCGGAGCCCCCGCCCGGACCGTGAGGTGGATCTCACCGCCGCCCGGAACGCGGGATAGACCTGAGCCTCCCTGCCCAGGCTGCGGGGTAGACCTGGCCACAGGGTAGACCTCACCCCCTCCCGGACCGTGAGGTGGATCTCACCGCCGCCCGGAACGCGGGGTAGACCTGAGCCCCTCCTGCCCGGGCCCCGGCGTAGACCTCACCACCGCCGGGGATGCGAGGTAGACCCGATTCCCCCCCGCCCGGACTGCGGGGTAGACCTGGCCGCCGAACAGACCGTATCGCTGGCGCCAGGCCCACGCTAACCTTCTGCCTGGGCCCCGTAGCGGGTCCTCGCCTGGCCCTGCCCCTTCCGGCGCTgagcggggcggccccgccctTTCCTGCCCGCCCGCGGGAGCCGCTgcccggcggcgggagcgcggtGGGTCCCGGTCTCGGCAGGTTGGTGCGAggggcagcgcggggcggggcggggcggtgcCGTGCCGCCTGTCAGGATCGCACGGCCGTGGGGTGGCGAAGGAGCGGAGTTTGGGGTGGAATTACCTCAAATCGGGAGAAAAGAGGAGCCGAGGGCCGGCGGGTCGcagtggggtgctgggcagggtaTAGACAGGGAATCAGCCCGTAAAAATGTTGATTTCCACACAGCTGCGATTTCGTTGACATCATTCCAAATGCTTTACATCAAAATGTGACTAAaactagaaaaaagaaataaaaataaaagtttgatCCTGTGCTTGGATGCAGGGATCTGAAGGTTGCTCCCAATCATGCTTCTTTTTAGGTACAGTAATATGGGTTTTATCTGCGAATTGCTGTCATTTGTAAAACCATATGTTTGGAAAAGCTACGCTTGCTTAGGATAAGCTTTCACCCTCGAAAAGGGCGGGATTTGCCTCCACTCCCTTTCTCTaagttcttctttcttgtcctttatatGCTGTGTAGCTGCATAATGCAAGCAAAACATTTATTCGCAGGGTGGCACTGCAGAACTGGGCGGTATAATAGCACACAACCGCACGGTATTTTACAATCAAAAagaactggggaaaaataaaatcatgtgttttctttgcaggaaATTGCTGTACGCGGATCTACCTCAGCTTTCCCATAAGTGGACATGGTGAGAAGAGTGGcacttttaatgtgttttcatgcTCTCTGAAGTGCTCATCTGGAGAGGGAACAGCTGCTCTGCATCGCAAAGCCTTACACATTCCGCCCTGGTGATGGGCAGAATTTGTCATAAAAAGCTCAGGTTTTCGTGTCAGACTCATGGCGAGATattgtgaaaaggaaaagacGTCCACTGGCACAAGTCCGAAAGATTTGGTTAATATTTGGTCATCTCGTTTGGTTTCTCTTGCCGCAGGAGCGTTGTTCAAGTCGCAAGTATGTAGCCCTGTGCGAGTGTATGTGACCTGCACTTCAAGTTTAGCAACTCGGGAGATAGAGATATACGACTGGGCGTCTTAAATTGTACATACACCTTTTGTAGGATTTCCATTAGGATTTCCATGGACATTACAGGCGACTGTCTCCTCCCCTGCACCTGTAGGCTTCTGGAACAGTACACCAGTGTTATCACAATGCTGATTTTTGTTAGTTTTCCTGTACACTTGTCCCTGGTGTGTGATTTTGtaggtttgcttgtttgtgaaGGCAGATGATACGTGGTGCCGTTCAAAACTGGCCTTATCACTCACGAGGCCGCAGGCCCGTTGTTCCTCTGATTGCAAACCACACCGTGATCTTCTGAAGCAGATACgttatatctatctatataatCATACATTTGAGTATCGTATCTCTGGACTGTGACAGCTTCTGCATTACCGTGGCAAACTTGCTTTGTCCTACGACGAAATGAAACCAAGTGCTTCCTGGCGATGTCGCTGGGAACGTGGAAGGTTTGTGGCCGAATATTGAAACAGTGGTTATTTGCAGCGGGAAGTCGCCTGCGCTGTTGGTGGGGCCGGGGATTCAAACCGAGTCTGCCAGTATTTCATTGCTGATGTCCTGATCCTTTTCTGGCTCTTGCCCAGGCTGTCACGCTGCACACTGACGTGGGAGATGTTAAAATCGAGCTGTTCTGCGAGCGCACACCCAAGACTTGCGAAGTAAGTAGCAGGAGCATTTTAATTCAATAGAGTGAGAATCAATCCCAGCCTGTCAGAGGCCCCAGGTTTGCCTTTCTGCAATAAACTTATATTGAATGGAAGTGATACATCTGGGCGCATCTCAGGCTTCTTTGTTTCCTAAGTCAGACAACCTCGTGCtctaagttttatttaaaatcccTTCTGTGACAATGCCAAAGGAGCGTATTAACTGTAATTTGTGACTGTTCTGTGGCGATACTCTAGAATTCAGATGGTTGCAATGCAGAGCAGAGACAGAAGGGTTGGTCTTGGTCTTGCTAGTGCCGTTGTTTTAGTGAGAGGATCCTATGTCTGCTTGTTTGCTAATAtggtttgtttcatttccttAGAATTTCCTGGCTCTCTGTGCTAGTAACTACTACAATGGCTGCGTGTTTCACCGGAATATAAAGGGCTTCATGGTTCAGACAGGAGATCCATTAGGTAAACTCTACTGCTAGGGTCTCTATAGAAAAATGcgcattaaaaaaacccttataaatataaagaaacataaagaaaatataagcaTTAATATTAAACCCAAACCAtacataaagcaaaaataaaatgtaagaatTACTGTGTTGCTGGGGGAAGTTTTTATGATGAGCTTGCAGAAGAGCAGCCATTAACCTAGTTCTAAATAACCACGCGTTCTACATAAAGCATTCCACAAACTTGagtttttccagctgtttccaCTAAAGGTGATGGTTCTGCTGACCTGGCAGCTGTTGAACAGCTGTTGTGTCTCTGCTCGGCGCAGTTTTCAGTCTGCAAATGCAGTGATGTGTTGTGGTGCTTCTCCCTCAGGCACTGGGAAAGGAGGCAACAGC of Columba livia isolate bColLiv1 breed racing homer chromosome 7, bColLiv1.pat.W.v2, whole genome shotgun sequence contains these proteins:
- the PPIL3 gene encoding peptidyl-prolyl cis-trans isomerase-like 3 isoform X1, encoding MARYCEKEKTSTGTSPKDLVNIWSSRLVSLAAGALFKSQAVTLHTDVGDVKIELFCERTPKTCENFLALCASNYYNGCVFHRNIKGFMVQTGDPLGTGKGGNSIWGKKFEDEFSEYLKHSVRGVVSMANNGPNTNGSQFFITYGKQPHLDMKYTVFGKVIDGLETLDELEKLPVNEKTYRPLNDVRIKDITIHANPFAL